The genome window CCGTACAGCCCGTGCAGCGCCGACACGAGGGGCTCCTCCGGGCCGGTGGCCCAGCCGGTGTGGGCGACCCGGGCGCCGTCCGGGGCGCCGATCACACGGTGGACGCGCAGCTCGTACCGTCCGCGGACCACCGTGACGCTCTCCACCCTCAGGCCGGGCGCCATCGGCGGCCCGGCGGCGAACACGGGCCGGTGCCAGGAGGCGGCCCAGCCCCAGCCGTCGCCGTGGTGCGCCCCCAAGGGGTGGACGCGCCGCCGTACGGTTCCCCGCCCCTCGACCTCGACGGACAGGTGGTTGTCCGGGATGTTCCCGATGGCCGTGGGACCGGTGCGGGTGGAGTACGCCTGGCGCCCGTAGTGCGGATCGTCCTCGGCGGCGAACTCGCCCTCGTGCGGCCGCACATGGTCGCTGCCGTGGTTGTGCAGCCGTACGATCCCGTCGGCCCGGGTGGCCTGCACCAGCAGCCCCGGCGCCGGCAGGGCGAGCACCCGGTCGGCCTCCTCGGCCGGCGCGGGCTCCTCCCGGGCCGTCCACAGGGGGTGACCGACGGGTGCCAGCAGGGACACGAACGCCTTGGACGCCCAGTACGGTGACGCCGGACCCGAGTAGGTCTGCAGGGTCGCCTCGTGCGGGCCGTGCCAGCCGAGGCTCAGCAGCCCGTCCTCGTTCAGTGCGCCGTGGTCCAGGAAGTAGCGCAGGCTGCCGCTCGCCAGGCGCCGGGAGGTGCCCGGGGTCAGCGGGGTGTGGCCGGTGAGGGCGCCCAGGCCGACGGCGGCCGACGCGGCGAAGCGGTACGCGAGCGACCGGCCGAAGTGCAGCGGCGCGCCGTCGGCGCCGAACATCAGCGAGAAGCCCTCCAGGTGCTCCCGCAGCCGCGCCCCGTAGCGCGCGGACGACTCCTCGTCCCCGGCGAGGTGGGCGTCGAGCACCGGGTACAGGTGCAGGGCCCAGCCGTTGTAGTGGTCGAAGGCGCGGCCGTCACCGTCCGCGTACCAGCCGTCGCCCCGGTACCACTCCTCCAGCAGCTCCAGCGCCCGCTGCCGTACCGCGGCCGTCTCCGCGTCGCCGCGGCCGACCGACTCCAGGAACCCGGCGACGGTGTACGGGAAGAGGTACCAGTTGTTGGGCGCGGGCGTGTGGCGCAGCGACCCGCGCAGCCATTCCTCCGCCCGGTCCTGGACGTCCGCGTCGAGGTTCTTCCACAGCCAGGGCGCGGTCAGCCGCAGCCCGAGCGCGACCGACGCGGACTCCACCATCGGCTGGCCCTGCACATCGTGGTCGAGGATCAGCGGCCAGGACTCGGCGTCGCCGCGTCCGGGAGTGCGGGTGCGGCGGCGAGGCCGCGCGCGTACCGCTCCAGCCAGCCGTGCGGGTCGTCCCCGGCGGCGCCCGCCACCCGGAAGGCGGCGGCGAGGAACGTGCGGGCGTAGCCCTCCAGTCCGTCGGAGCGCACTCCCGAGCGTGAGGGACGCCCGGGCAGGTCGAGCAGGGCGCAGCCCGGAGTGCTCCAGCGCCACGCGGACGCGAGCAGCCCGTCGGCGACGGCCTCCCAGTGGGCCCGCGTGTATCCGGTGTACGGGCTCGACTCGTGGTTCTCAGGGGGGAGTTCGAAGGGGGTGCCGGGGGTGCTCATGCCTGGAAGGCCAGCCTTTCGCGTCGTACGGGATGCAGGAAGCCTGCGCCGGAGGCCCAGCGCGCGGCCTCGGCGAGGGCGAGGTCGGCGAGGCGGCGCCACTCGTTGCCCTGGGAGCCGGCCAGGTGGGGGGTGAGGAGAACGTTGTCGCAGTCCCACAACGGGTGCCCGGGCGGCAGGACTTCGGGGTCGGTGACGTCGACGACGGCCCGGATGCGGCCGGCCGCGGCGGCCTCCGTGAGCGCGTCCTGGTCGACGACCGCGCCACGGGCGGTGTTGATCAGGACGGCGCCGGGGCGCATGGCCTCGACCAGTTCACGGCTGACCAGGCCCCGGGTGGCGGGCAGCAGCGGCGTGTGCACGCTGACGGTGTCGCTGCGGGCGAACAGCTCCTCCAACTCGACCCGTTCCACGCCGAGTTCGGCGGCGTCGGCGTCGGTGACGTACGGGTCGTGCAGGAGGAGGTGGAGGTCGTGGGGGTGGAGCAGTTCGATGACGCGGCGGCCGGTGAGCGATGCGGACAGGATGCCGACGGTGCGGCGGTGGTTGCCGATGGTGCGGGGGGTGCGCAGCCAGTCGTCGCGGGTACGGGTCGCGCGGTAGGCGCGGGCGCGTTCCAGGACGTGCTTGCCGGTGAGCAGGATCATCGCGAGGGTGTACTCGGCGACCGGGACGGCGTTGGCGGAAGCGGCGGAGGACACCTCGATGCCGCGCTCCCAGCAGGCGTCGGTGATGTGGCCGCGGACGCTGCCCGCGGTGTGCACGACCGCCCGCAGCCGGGGCGCCGCCGCGAGCGTGTCCTCGTCGAGCGGGGGGCAGCCCCAGCCGGTGACCAGCAGGTCGACGTGGGCGAGGACGGCCCGGGCCCGGGGTGTGGTGAAGTCGTCCAGGGCGGGCGGCGGGGTGAGATCGCAGAGCGCGGCGAGCGCGTCCAGCGACTCGGGGTCGAGGACGGCCGCGGCGGCCTCGGGGGACATGGCGAGGGCGGCACGGGGGCGAAAGCCGGGGCCCGGCGTCGAGACGGTCATGTCGGTCGGAGAACTCCTGACGGGAGGGGCTGTTCGGGGAACTCCTGCGAGAAGGGCTATTTGACGGCGCCGGCGGTCAGTCCGCTGCGCCAGAAGCGCTGCAGCAGGGCG of Streptomyces cynarae contains these proteins:
- a CDS encoding hydroxyacid dehydrogenase; translated protein: MTVSTPGPGFRPRAALAMSPEAAAAVLDPESLDALAALCDLTPPPALDDFTTPRARAVLAHVDLLVTGWGCPPLDEDTLAAAPRLRAVVHTAGSVRGHITDACWERGIEVSSAASANAVPVAEYTLAMILLTGKHVLERARAYRATRTRDDWLRTPRTIGNHRRTVGILSASLTGRRVIELLHPHDLHLLLHDPYVTDADAAELGVERVELEELFARSDTVSVHTPLLPATRGLVSRELVEAMRPGAVLINTARGAVVDQDALTEAAAAGRIRAVVDVTDPEVLPPGHPLWDCDNVLLTPHLAGSQGNEWRRLADLALAEAARWASGAGFLHPVRRERLAFQA